From Rhodococcus sp. B7740:
CCTGTCCGGCGGTGCTCAGAACTTCCTCTACCTTGCCCGACGCCTCGCCGGGGGAACCACGTCCCGCGGAACCGTCGGAGTGCGGTCGAAGTTGGGCGTCGTGCAGGTCGGCTTCCGGACCGTGCGAGTCGGCGCGTTTCCGATCTCCATCGATTCCGGTGACCTCGACACCAAGTCTCGCTCCAAGGCCGTCCGTGATCGGGCCAAGCAACTGCGCAAGGACCTGGGCAACCCCAAGCGCATCATGCTCGGCGTCGATCGCCTCGACTACACCAAGGGAATCGACGTTCGGCTCAACGCGTTCCGCGAACTGCTCGAAGAGGGCCGCGTCGATCCGGCCGAGAACGTCATCGTGCAGTTGGCGACGCCCAGCCGTGAGCGCGTCGAGAGCTACGTCGCCATGCGCGGTGAGATCGAGCAGCAGGTGGGCCGCATCAACGGCGAGTACGGCCAGGTGGGCCACCCCGTGGTCCACTACCTGCACCGTCCCATCCCCCGCGACGACCTGCTGGCCTACTTCGTCGCCGCCGACGTCATGCTGGTCACTCCACTGCGCGACGGCATGAACCTGGTCGCCAAGGAGTACGTGGCCTGCCGCAGCGATCTCGGTGGCGCACTGGTGCTCAGTGAATTCACCGGTGCCGCAGCCGAATTGCGACAGGCATACCTGTGCAACCCGCACGACCTCGACAGCGTGAAGGACGCGATCATCGGAGCCCTCGAGCAGGACCCGGAGTCGGGCAAGCGTCACATGCGCGCCATGCGCAGGCAGGTTCTCGCCCACGACGTCGATCGCTGGGCCCGCTCCTTCCTGACCGCGCTCGCAGCGCCGGCGGAGGGCACCAACCTCACCCGATAAATTCGCTTTCCTTCGAACCGTCGACGGCTGTAACTTTGCCGTCGACGGCTTCTTTTTGTGT
This genomic window contains:
- a CDS encoding alpha,alpha-trehalose-phosphate synthase (UDP-forming) produces the protein MADASQGSDFVVVANRLPVDLEKLPDGSTRWKRSPGGLVTALEPILRANKGAWVGWVGVSDVDVEPFVEDDLQLRPVPISEKEYTQYYEGFSNATLWPLYHDVIVKPEYDRDWWNAYVEVNRRFAEKTSEAAAQGATVWIQDYQLQLVPKMLRMLRPDLTIGFFLHIPFPPIELFMQMPWRTEIVEGLLGADLIGFHLSGGAQNFLYLARRLAGGTTSRGTVGVRSKLGVVQVGFRTVRVGAFPISIDSGDLDTKSRSKAVRDRAKQLRKDLGNPKRIMLGVDRLDYTKGIDVRLNAFRELLEEGRVDPAENVIVQLATPSRERVESYVAMRGEIEQQVGRINGEYGQVGHPVVHYLHRPIPRDDLLAYFVAADVMLVTPLRDGMNLVAKEYVACRSDLGGALVLSEFTGAAAELRQAYLCNPHDLDSVKDAIIGALEQDPESGKRHMRAMRRQVLAHDVDRWARSFLTALAAPAEGTNLTR